From the Candidatus Paceibacterota bacterium genome, the window TAGAGGAATTTCTTTTGGGTTATATTCTAGATCAGCGTCTTGTATCAAGATATAATCTCCAGAACTGTTTTCTATACCTGTTTTGACGGCGCTACCTTTTCCTTGGTTTTTTGTGTGGTAAATAATTTTCAAGCGATCCTTGTAGTCATCTAGAATCTTTCTAGTATCATCTTGCGATCCATCGTCAACTACCACGATTTCTTTTTTCCAGTTTGACGGTAATGATACCTGTAAAACTCTTTGTAGAAGTTCATGAATAGTAGCTTGCTCGTTGAAGCAAGGTATTATGATGGAAAGAGTTTTCATCGTATAATTGAAGCATGGCGAATGACAAAAGTAAAATATTCTTTTGGGTTTTTGTAATTGTAATTTCTGTTGTATGTTTTGTTTCTTTATTCATTTTTAAGCCGGTTGTTGCTGGTGACGGTTTTTCATATGTAGATACGATCAAGGTTATCCAAGGTGGAAATATTCCAAGTGATTTTGTTCCAAATAGGATGATAGCCAATTTTTATGGTCTTGGACTTATAATCTTGCTATCAAAAATATTTGGAAATGTTGAACTGGGTTGGATTCTTCTAAACATAACACTATTTTTTGTTTCTAGTATTATTTTTTATAAAATAATACGGACCCTCTTTGAAAGTGATAAAACAGCTTTTATTGCTTCACTTTTCTTTGCTACCAATTACGCCGTCATTTCGTTTGGTTTAGCTTATTTGATGGATATTGGAGGTTGGGCTTTCTACTTATTATCCCTCTATTTGACCCTAAAATACGTCCAGACTGGAGATAGAAAGATGTTGTTGTATTCTGCCGTTGTTATTGGTTTCGGAGGTTTATTCAAGGAATATGCCTTTTTGGGAGTTATACCTATTGCTATTGTATTAGCTTATGAAAATTGGCCAAAATTTATTACGATTATAAAAAAAGGATTAGTTCCAGCCTTGATAGTCTTTGTCCCTGCAATCCCAGTTTATTTGGTTGTTTATAAAAAATTTGGTTACACCTATGCTACGTGGCTCTCTTCTAACCAAGAGCATTACGTTTATGCTCATAAGTATATTGAATACATAAAAAGTCTTGGTTCTTTGTATAATTTTCTCGCTTTCTTGTTTATAGGTGGAATATTCTATTTTATTTATAATCGAAAGGAATTGGTGGCAGATAATAGACTTAGAGTTTTTATTATCTCTGTTTCTTTGTCTATACTCCCAGTCTTTATTTGGCCAGCTATAACTCAGAGGATATTATTTATTACCGTTCCAGCCGCTATTGTTATCGCTTCGTTTATGTTCAAAAAATGGGAAAAATATTGGTGGGTTTTCATATTGCCACTTATTTTGTATATTGTAGTTAACTTCAATATGAATTACGTCCTTTCCAATTTTAATCTACCGTTTTAAACATGAAACTGATTTACCTAAC encodes:
- a CDS encoding glycosyltransferase family 39 protein, which gives rise to MANDKSKIFFWVFVIVISVVCFVSLFIFKPVVAGDGFSYVDTIKVIQGGNIPSDFVPNRMIANFYGLGLIILLSKIFGNVELGWILLNITLFFVSSIIFYKIIRTLFESDKTAFIASLFFATNYAVISFGLAYLMDIGGWAFYLLSLYLTLKYVQTGDRKMLLYSAVVIGFGGLFKEYAFLGVIPIAIVLAYENWPKFITIIKKGLVPALIVFVPAIPVYLVVYKKFGYTYATWLSSNQEHYVYAHKYIEYIKSLGSLYNFLAFLFIGGIFYFIYNRKELVADNRLRVFIISVSLSILPVFIWPAITQRILFITVPAAIVIASFMFKKWEKYWWVFILPLILYIVVNFNMNYVLSNFNLPF